A genomic segment from Leptospira yasudae encodes:
- a CDS encoding cysteine synthase A: MNVKQDFSSAVGNTPLILLKSFSEETGCKIYGKAEFLNPGGSVKDRAALYIVEDAERKGILKPGGTVVEGTAGNTGIGLTHICNSKGYKTLIIIPDTQSQEKIDLLRTLGAEVRTLPAVPYKDPNNYVKVSGRLAEEMENAVWANQFDNLANREAHYKSTAPEIWEQTEGKIDAWITSLGTGGTYAGVSLFLKEKNSKIKTIVADPYGSGIYNFVKKGEVLAEGSSFTEGIGNGRITENMKDAPMDDAIRVTDEECLQVVYQLLHKDGLFLGGSTGINVGAAVKLAKELGPGKTIVTVLCDSGARYQSRIFNEGWLASKGFSVPSRSTQKNIE; this comes from the coding sequence ATGAACGTTAAGCAAGATTTTTCGAGCGCGGTGGGAAACACGCCGCTCATTCTACTCAAAAGTTTCAGCGAAGAAACCGGCTGTAAGATCTACGGAAAAGCGGAGTTCCTCAATCCGGGAGGTTCCGTCAAGGATCGGGCCGCTCTGTATATCGTCGAAGACGCGGAACGAAAGGGAATTTTGAAACCGGGCGGAACCGTCGTGGAAGGAACCGCGGGAAACACCGGAATCGGACTCACGCATATCTGCAATTCGAAGGGATATAAAACCCTCATCATCATACCTGATACGCAGTCCCAGGAAAAGATCGATCTGCTTCGAACTCTCGGTGCGGAAGTAAGAACCCTTCCCGCAGTTCCGTACAAGGACCCGAACAACTACGTCAAGGTTTCGGGAAGACTTGCGGAAGAAATGGAGAATGCGGTTTGGGCCAATCAGTTCGACAACCTCGCCAACCGCGAAGCGCATTACAAATCCACCGCGCCCGAAATCTGGGAACAAACCGAAGGAAAGATCGACGCGTGGATCACGTCACTCGGAACCGGAGGAACCTACGCCGGAGTTTCCCTCTTTCTAAAAGAGAAGAATTCCAAAATCAAAACGATCGTGGCCGATCCATACGGTTCAGGAATTTATAATTTCGTAAAGAAGGGAGAAGTTCTTGCGGAAGGAAGTTCGTTCACCGAGGGAATCGGAAACGGAAGAATCACGGAGAACATGAAAGACGCTCCGATGGACGACGCGATCCGCGTGACCGACGAAGAATGTCTTCAAGTCGTTTATCAATTGCTTCATAAAGACGGATTGTTTCTCGGCGGTTCCACGGGAATCAACGTGGGCGCCGCCGTGAAACTCGCCAAAGAACTCGGACCGGGCAAAACCATCGTAACGGTGTTATGCGACTCCGGTGCGAGATACCAGTCCAGAATCTTCAACGAAGGATGGCTTGCTTCGAAGGGATTTTCCGTTCCGAGCCGTTCAACTCAGAAAAACATCGAATAG
- a CDS encoding mannose-1-phosphate guanylyltransferase: MKQDKPVVLIMAGGKGERFWPRSRVSTPKQLQKVYSNKTLLRETLERALTITSIDRIYIGTNASLKKSILAQEKNFPEKNFIIEPEGKNTAPIIALASLYFREKYGDPLQVVLSADAWINPVKEFTKTISKALEQAENHLVLLGIKPNRPEIGYGYIEAGKSTDGCFAVKSFYEKPDVKTALKYIKKKNFYWNPGIFLWKTSTILEEFKAYSPKILGPLEERFPFKKAGELPAAFKIIPSDPVDIAIMEKSSRIRMVEASFGWDDVGSWTSLERVMPGDGDANRHMGKTILFHKSSGNITQTRKEFTAILGVNDLIVVEEEDVLFISTKTGVGDIKNLVAELRKNKTLQKYTE; this comes from the coding sequence ATGAAACAGGACAAACCGGTAGTATTGATTATGGCGGGAGGAAAGGGCGAACGTTTCTGGCCTCGTTCCCGCGTATCCACTCCGAAACAACTTCAGAAAGTCTATTCCAACAAGACTCTTCTTCGCGAGACGTTGGAACGCGCTCTTACGATCACTTCGATCGACCGCATTTATATAGGAACCAATGCCAGTCTGAAAAAATCGATCCTGGCTCAGGAAAAGAATTTCCCCGAAAAGAATTTCATCATCGAACCGGAAGGAAAAAACACCGCGCCGATCATCGCTCTTGCATCCCTGTATTTCCGCGAAAAATACGGAGATCCGCTTCAAGTCGTATTGTCCGCGGACGCATGGATCAATCCGGTGAAAGAATTCACCAAAACGATTTCCAAAGCTTTGGAACAAGCGGAGAATCATCTCGTGCTTCTGGGAATCAAACCGAATCGTCCCGAAATCGGTTACGGTTACATAGAAGCCGGAAAATCGACTGACGGATGTTTTGCGGTAAAATCGTTTTACGAAAAGCCGGACGTGAAAACCGCCCTCAAATACATCAAAAAGAAAAACTTCTACTGGAATCCCGGAATCTTTCTTTGGAAGACATCCACAATATTAGAAGAATTTAAAGCGTATTCTCCCAAGATTCTCGGACCTCTCGAGGAACGATTTCCGTTTAAAAAAGCGGGAGAACTTCCGGCGGCATTCAAAATCATCCCTTCCGATCCGGTGGATATCGCGATCATGGAAAAAAGTTCCCGCATTCGAATGGTGGAAGCGAGTTTCGGTTGGGACGACGTGGGCTCTTGGACTTCTCTCGAAAGGGTGATGCCGGGAGACGGAGACGCAAACAGGCACATGGGAAAGACGATTCTCTTTCACAAGTCTTCCGGAAACATCACGCAGACTCGAAAGGAATTCACCGCGATCCTCGGCGTGAACGATTTGATCGTCGTGGAAGAGGAAGACGTTCTGTTTATCAGCACGAAAACGGGAGTAGGCGACATCAAAAACCTGGTCGCGGAACTCCGTAAAAATAAAACTTTACAAAAGTACACGGAATAG
- a CDS encoding class I fructose-bisphosphate aldolase, with protein MIDKIKAALGAEADSLLNHTCKTIPKESLSLPGANYVDDILSKSDRNNSVLRNYQAILNTGRLAGTGYTSILPVDQGIEHSAGASFAKNPAYFDPANIVKLAIEGGCNAVASTLGVLGLVSRQYAHKIPFIVKINHNELLSYPNKFDQILFANVEQAFDMGAVAVGATIYFGSEESSRQIQEISEAFHRAHELGLVTILWAYLRNDGFKPDKIDYHLATDLTGQANHLGATIQADIVKQKLPEVFAGGFKDLKFGKKDDRMYTALSADNPIDMARYQVANCYMGKVGLINSGGASGENDLGDAVKAAVVNKRAGGMGLISGRKAFQKPMKDGVALLNAIQDVYLSKDVTIA; from the coding sequence ATGATTGATAAAATCAAAGCCGCACTGGGTGCAGAAGCGGACTCACTTTTAAACCATACTTGTAAAACGATTCCCAAGGAATCATTGAGCCTCCCAGGCGCCAACTATGTAGACGATATTCTTTCCAAAAGCGATCGTAACAACTCCGTCCTCAGAAACTATCAGGCGATCCTGAATACGGGAAGACTTGCCGGGACCGGTTATACTTCCATTCTTCCCGTGGATCAAGGCATCGAGCACAGTGCGGGAGCTTCCTTTGCGAAGAACCCTGCGTATTTCGATCCTGCGAACATCGTAAAGCTCGCGATCGAAGGCGGTTGCAATGCGGTCGCTTCCACGCTCGGAGTTTTGGGACTCGTTTCCAGACAATACGCGCACAAGATTCCTTTTATCGTAAAGATCAACCACAACGAACTTCTTTCGTATCCGAACAAGTTCGACCAGATCCTTTTTGCAAACGTAGAACAAGCGTTTGATATGGGAGCGGTTGCGGTCGGAGCGACCATCTATTTCGGTTCGGAAGAATCCTCCCGTCAAATTCAGGAAATTTCCGAAGCGTTCCACAGAGCGCACGAACTCGGACTCGTAACGATTCTTTGGGCTTACTTAAGAAACGACGGATTCAAACCCGACAAGATCGACTATCACCTCGCGACAGACCTTACCGGACAAGCGAACCACTTAGGCGCTACGATCCAAGCGGACATCGTAAAACAAAAACTTCCCGAAGTTTTTGCGGGCGGGTTTAAGGATTTGAAATTCGGTAAAAAAGACGATAGAATGTACACCGCTCTTTCCGCCGATAACCCGATCGACATGGCGCGTTACCAAGTGGCGAACTGCTACATGGGAAAAGTGGGTCTGATCAACTCCGGTGGAGCTTCCGGTGAAAACGACCTAGGCGACGCGGTAAAAGCTGCGGTCGTAAACAAAAGAGCGGGCGGAATGGGACTGATTTCCGGAAGAAAGGCGTTCCAAAAACCGATGAAGGACGGAGTCGCTCTTTTGAACGCGATTCAGGACGTTTATCTCTCCAAGGACGTGACGATCGCCTAA
- a CDS encoding LIC_11321 family protein gives MKRRFEQKIGIVLIGILFLCGTLISKESDKKESERGLETSSKPAAQGCCRIKMAGGGYDYFMSTEEECAGHKQFHSFMKERTLCFESYPDRD, from the coding sequence ATGAAGAGAAGATTCGAACAAAAAATAGGGATCGTGTTGATCGGGATTTTATTTCTCTGCGGAACTTTAATTTCCAAAGAATCGGATAAAAAAGAATCCGAACGAGGTTTGGAAACTTCTTCCAAGCCCGCCGCGCAAGGCTGTTGCCGGATTAAAATGGCGGGGGGCGGATACGATTACTTTATGAGCACCGAAGAAGAATGTGCCGGTCACAAACAGTTTCATTCGTTTATGAAGGAACGAACCCTTTGTTTCGAATCCTATCCCGATCGGGATTGA
- a CDS encoding LA_0442/LA_0875 N-terminal domain-containing protein: MKLLVQFFSEPLSVPFRIGFVLFFLPSLLFAETILLKTGERTYATVIDQDPETVTIIKDGKRERLAKNKILKIIFKEIKDEQEIAKIIEAEKKKLNKEGKKSEKEEQLDTFYLEQMIKENSYKIVQKRLAMMEKYLEERDGDWERYISAKRNPWEPVWKSAILPGWGHSLMKQEGWSSTYSTLFFISLISYIGLDAAEKDRASSYNKKIEKILETQFTTNLIPTSGLPAGLMDQYNQITLVKNINSLNGIRSDESQYKNAKHAAIGVAIGVYLIQLTHAYFTGKTWAQNNVILSPTGEPVTEGFGVRGNPMVYKEIAGGSKSLDVGGQVLYSMFF, encoded by the coding sequence ATGAAGCTTTTGGTTCAGTTTTTTTCCGAACCTCTTTCCGTTCCGTTTCGTATCGGATTTGTTTTATTCTTTCTGCCGAGTTTGCTCTTTGCGGAAACGATTCTTTTGAAAACGGGCGAACGGACTTACGCGACCGTAATCGATCAGGACCCCGAAACCGTCACGATCATCAAGGACGGAAAGCGGGAAAGATTAGCAAAAAATAAAATTCTCAAGATCATTTTCAAAGAGATCAAGGACGAACAGGAGATCGCCAAGATCATCGAAGCGGAAAAAAAGAAGCTGAACAAGGAAGGAAAGAAGAGCGAGAAGGAAGAACAACTCGACACTTTCTATTTGGAACAGATGATCAAGGAGAACAGCTACAAGATCGTTCAAAAACGTCTCGCGATGATGGAAAAATACCTCGAAGAACGGGACGGCGACTGGGAACGTTATATTTCCGCGAAACGAAATCCCTGGGAACCCGTTTGGAAATCCGCGATCCTTCCGGGCTGGGGTCACAGTCTTATGAAACAGGAAGGCTGGAGTTCCACTTACTCGACGTTATTCTTCATTTCTTTGATTTCCTACATCGGTCTCGACGCGGCGGAAAAAGACAGAGCGAGTTCGTATAACAAAAAGATCGAAAAGATTCTCGAAACGCAGTTTACGACGAACTTGATCCCTACTTCCGGTTTACCCGCCGGTCTTATGGATCAATACAACCAGATCACTCTCGTCAAAAACATCAATTCCTTGAACGGAATTCGATCGGACGAATCGCAATACAAAAACGCGAAACATGCGGCGATCGGGGTCGCGATCGGAGTGTATCTGATTCAGCTGACGCACGCTTATTTTACGGGAAAGACTTGGGCGCAAAACAACGTGATTCTAAGCCCTACGGGAGAACCCGTCACCGAAGGTTTCGGGGTCCGCGGCAATCCTATGGTTTACAAGGAAATCGCCGGCGGTTCCAAAAGCCTCGATGTGGGCGGTCAGGTTCTCTATTCGATGTTTTTCTGA
- a CDS encoding chemotaxis protein CheW produces MSSEIDHQYILFSLGDEEYAIPISLVDEIIKINNLIRIPKAKTYFAGIMDIRGKVVKMVDLAVKLTVPREGEVAYDRAIVVKVGGQSVGIIVDKVANVVLFPPESINPPPPSVKGISGRYITGIGKKDDRFIIIIDVEKILGAEDLAELGSNVV; encoded by the coding sequence ATGTCATCCGAAATCGACCACCAATACATTCTGTTCAGTTTGGGAGACGAGGAATACGCGATCCCCATTTCCCTCGTAGACGAGATCATCAAGATAAATAATTTAATCCGAATTCCCAAGGCGAAGACATACTTTGCGGGAATCATGGACATTCGCGGAAAGGTCGTGAAGATGGTGGATCTCGCCGTGAAACTCACCGTTCCGAGAGAAGGGGAAGTCGCATACGACCGAGCGATCGTAGTCAAGGTCGGCGGTCAATCGGTTGGAATCATCGTGGACAAGGTGGCTAACGTGGTATTGTTTCCTCCCGAATCCATCAATCCTCCTCCGCCTTCCGTAAAAGGAATTTCAGGAAGATACATCACGGGAATCGGAAAGAAGGACGATCGTTTTATCATCATCATCGACGTGGAAAAGATTTTGGGAGCGGAAGACCTGGCCGAATTGGGAAGCAATGTCGTATGA
- a CDS encoding CBS domain-containing protein, translating into MYIKQILAKKGRKLLSVEPETSVMDAVKFMTKYDIGSVMILTDGKLKGIFTERDVLHLSAELGLDFFKKSVSEVMSTSLTTMTPEDDVDELLSIMLKKRIRHMPILEDGLLIGIISIGDAVKAKIEKTEEENKNLKQYMYNENGFI; encoded by the coding sequence ATGTACATAAAACAGATCCTGGCAAAAAAAGGCAGAAAACTTCTTTCGGTGGAACCGGAAACTTCAGTGATGGACGCGGTCAAGTTTATGACCAAATACGATATAGGATCGGTGATGATCTTAACCGATGGAAAGCTGAAAGGAATTTTCACCGAGAGAGACGTATTGCATCTTTCCGCGGAATTGGGTCTGGACTTTTTTAAGAAATCGGTTTCCGAAGTCATGTCCACTTCCCTTACCACGATGACTCCCGAAGACGACGTGGACGAACTTCTTTCCATCATGCTCAAAAAAAGAATCCGTCACATGCCCATCTTGGAAGACGGACTTTTGATCGGAATCATCTCCATCGGAGACGCCGTAAAAGCGAAGATCGAAAAGACGGAAGAAGAGAATAAAAACCTCAAACAATACATGTACAACGAGAACGGATTTATCTAA
- a CDS encoding LIC_12238 family plasminogen-binding lipoprotein gives MKFLSMFETPSLTASAVTHVSARTGRIESLRKYFAASIRVLAFSLFFVSATACFKPTGDFGWALLDEDKFNVLEKKIMTVGEYTITRENLIFPDDKTIRYIYRFSRSVPETAETYVSLSRFQLGYNEMDVLRKRPNPISKTIEGSFQGLSPGKYLLKIAYEGDVIDEVEFLVRSAQAAPYSEEPTSPTDDDIEKAMK, from the coding sequence ATGAAATTTCTTTCCATGTTTGAAACTCCTTCCTTAACCGCTTCCGCAGTTACGCATGTATCCGCGCGCACAGGCCGGATCGAATCTCTACGGAAATATTTTGCGGCGTCGATCCGCGTTCTCGCCTTTTCGTTGTTCTTCGTTTCTGCGACCGCCTGTTTTAAACCGACGGGAGATTTCGGTTGGGCCTTGCTCGACGAGGATAAGTTCAACGTTCTCGAAAAGAAGATCATGACCGTCGGCGAATACACGATCACAAGGGAGAATCTGATTTTTCCGGACGACAAAACCATCCGTTACATCTACCGATTTTCCAGATCCGTTCCCGAAACGGCGGAAACCTACGTAAGCTTGAGCCGGTTTCAACTCGGATACAACGAGATGGACGTCTTGCGCAAACGACCGAATCCGATTTCCAAAACCATCGAAGGTTCGTTTCAAGGATTGAGTCCGGGGAAATATCTTCTCAAGATCGCGTATGAAGGAGACGTGATCGACGAGGTGGAATTTTTAGTGCGATCCGCGCAGGCCGCTCCTTATTCCGAAGAGCCGACCTCGCCCACCGACGACGATATCGAAAAGGCGATGAAATAA
- a CDS encoding sensor histidine kinase, translating to MSLLLRIKDLFKVPSPNSIHPNAWKKNIIHVLLLLSSCFGFLIYVPSVYLAWTQGLGEVVIIDTLALLLIWFLLLLPSKLYKPKSYFLLGLIFILGCLLYTKIGLGGAGILWFFLIPVFCGIFLSPTIALWGWALASVCVFSGALLAHYRIWIGNETPFQILVVGANFTFLCGILTFSIIAILRGLAEGIRKQKQLILLQRKTNKKLQSEISIRTEAESQLTESLNDKETLFREIQHRVKNNIQLILAMMTLEQEKTKSEPAKKAFASAMNRIQSMAMVQDYLFHKSTYKVIHAKDYLNSLVNHLFVSYGPSDGRIQSDCNIEEIFLPMDKAVPCGLIVNELLSNSFKHAFPDKRKGLITILFQKSASGYLTLEVADNGVGKDSADKDPQEGNSLGMNLIEALCMQLRGEMEVEKENGFRVKIRFFP from the coding sequence GAGCCTTCTTCTGCGTATCAAAGATTTATTCAAGGTTCCCTCCCCGAATTCCATCCATCCGAACGCTTGGAAAAAAAACATCATCCACGTTCTATTGCTTCTTTCGTCCTGTTTCGGATTTTTAATCTACGTTCCGAGCGTCTATCTGGCTTGGACTCAGGGACTCGGAGAAGTCGTCATCATCGATACGCTTGCGCTTCTTCTTATATGGTTTCTTTTGCTTCTACCGAGCAAATTGTATAAACCGAAGTCGTATTTTCTTTTGGGTTTAATCTTTATCCTCGGTTGTCTTCTTTATACCAAGATCGGACTCGGAGGCGCGGGAATTCTTTGGTTCTTTTTGATTCCCGTTTTTTGCGGAATCTTTTTAAGTCCTACGATCGCGTTGTGGGGTTGGGCGCTCGCTTCGGTCTGCGTATTTTCCGGAGCGCTTCTCGCCCATTATAGAATTTGGATCGGAAACGAAACTCCGTTTCAAATCCTCGTGGTCGGCGCAAACTTCACCTTCTTATGCGGAATTCTCACCTTTTCCATCATAGCGATTTTACGGGGACTCGCGGAAGGCATCCGCAAACAAAAACAACTGATCCTTCTTCAAAGAAAAACGAACAAAAAACTACAGAGCGAAATTTCGATCCGCACCGAAGCGGAATCGCAGCTTACGGAATCGTTAAACGACAAGGAAACTCTCTTTCGGGAAATCCAACACCGGGTTAAGAACAATATCCAACTCATTCTCGCGATGATGACCTTGGAACAGGAAAAGACAAAATCCGAGCCCGCAAAAAAAGCGTTCGCTTCCGCGATGAATCGGATTCAATCCATGGCGATGGTTCAGGATTATCTGTTTCACAAAAGCACTTACAAAGTCATTCACGCGAAAGATTATCTGAATTCGTTGGTAAATCATCTTTTCGTTTCTTACGGTCCGAGCGACGGGAGAATTCAATCCGACTGCAACATCGAAGAAATTTTTCTTCCCATGGACAAGGCGGTTCCCTGCGGTTTGATCGTAAACGAACTTCTTTCCAATTCTTTCAAACACGCATTTCCCGATAAACGAAAAGGATTGATCACCATTCTTTTTCAAAAATCGGCTTCGGGTTATCTGACGTTGGAAGTGGCGGATAACGGAGTCGGCAAGGATTCTGCGGACAAAGACCCTCAGGAAGGAAATTCTTTAGGAATGAATTTGATCGAAGCTCTTTGTATGCAGCTTCGCGGTGAAATGGAAGTCGAAAAAGAAAACGGATTCCGCGTAAAAATCCGCTTCTTTCCTTAA
- a CDS encoding ATP-binding response regulator, with product MNPNDKNSGPSILIVDDEWLIAFNLQVSLQKLGYLIAGTARTADEALEVAERTKPDLILMDIRIEGELDGIQAAERIQKRMDVPVIFMTAFADEETFNRAVDKASMFGYISKPFQPQALKNSIEIALKQQQRFGKAREEGKEFRDVIQNIGEGAISLDREGKILFMNRTAEALTGWSLADVQGESGDKVLSLSTDDGENLRTKIGGIKPDHVKYIPSLLTRKNGSRIQVAFRVSPVRDEEGDIAGSIITLSELSSLSVSEKEISEMEKVIQSERRLDSIQKLAAGLAHEINNPLMGIINYGHIIRNHKGGDADTKNYARLVIEQGERIAAIIRNLVLFSRKDPEQPVQTNVKQLVGSVEGMISEMLKSQEIQLEKQIPEDLEVLLRPNQIREVLYNILYYYSENQKKALIHLKAAVDNGDGEPSTLKVLVSGKLDLNLSEESRFEPFENFRSNDARIGMGLSVCYGILQANRGQLLLKKSNAGWDFIIQIPV from the coding sequence ATGAATCCCAACGATAAGAATTCCGGTCCTTCGATCCTCATCGTGGACGACGAATGGCTGATTGCGTTCAACCTTCAAGTTTCTCTTCAAAAACTGGGGTATCTGATCGCTGGCACCGCAAGAACCGCGGACGAGGCTTTGGAAGTCGCGGAACGAACGAAACCCGATTTGATTCTGATGGATATCCGTATCGAAGGGGAACTGGACGGGATTCAGGCCGCGGAACGAATCCAGAAACGAATGGATGTTCCGGTCATCTTTATGACCGCGTTTGCGGACGAAGAAACCTTCAACCGAGCCGTGGACAAGGCTTCCATGTTCGGCTATATCTCCAAACCCTTCCAACCGCAGGCTCTCAAAAACTCCATCGAAATCGCACTCAAACAACAACAAAGATTCGGAAAGGCTAGGGAAGAAGGAAAGGAATTCCGGGACGTAATCCAAAACATCGGAGAAGGGGCGATCTCTCTCGACCGGGAAGGAAAAATCTTATTTATGAATCGGACCGCGGAGGCTCTGACGGGCTGGTCTCTTGCGGACGTGCAGGGTGAAAGCGGCGATAAGGTATTGAGCCTTTCGACCGACGACGGAGAAAATCTCCGTACAAAAATCGGAGGAATCAAACCCGATCACGTGAAATACATTCCTTCTCTTTTGACTCGGAAGAACGGAAGTCGGATTCAAGTCGCGTTTCGAGTTTCTCCGGTTCGGGACGAGGAAGGAGACATCGCCGGTTCCATCATCACTCTTTCGGAACTTTCCTCTCTTTCCGTTTCCGAGAAAGAAATTTCCGAAATGGAAAAGGTCATTCAATCCGAACGAAGACTCGATTCGATTCAGAAACTCGCGGCGGGACTCGCGCACGAAATCAACAATCCTCTCATGGGGATCATCAACTACGGACATATCATTCGCAATCACAAGGGCGGGGACGCGGACACGAAGAACTACGCGCGTCTCGTCATCGAACAAGGGGAAAGAATCGCGGCGATCATCCGCAATCTCGTGTTGTTCTCCCGAAAAGATCCGGAACAGCCGGTGCAAACGAACGTAAAACAACTCGTGGGTTCGGTGGAAGGAATGATCTCCGAAATGCTCAAGTCCCAAGAGATCCAATTGGAAAAACAAATTCCGGAAGACTTGGAAGTGTTGCTCCGGCCGAATCAGATTCGCGAAGTCCTTTACAACATTCTGTATTACTATTCCGAAAATCAAAAAAAGGCTTTGATCCACCTGAAAGCCGCCGTGGACAACGGAGATGGCGAGCCTTCCACTTTAAAGGTTTTGGTTTCGGGAAAACTCGATCTGAATCTCAGCGAAGAAAGCCGCTTTGAACCGTTCGAAAACTTTCGTTCCAACGACGCTCGGATCGGGATGGGACTTTCGGTTTGTTACGGAATTCTTCAGGCGAACCGGGGACAACTTCTTCTCAAAAAATCCAATGCCGGTTGGGATTTTATCATTCAAATCCCGGTTTAA